The following are encoded in a window of Strix aluco isolate bStrAlu1 chromosome 15, bStrAlu1.hap1, whole genome shotgun sequence genomic DNA:
- the MSS51 gene encoding putative protein MSS51 homolog, mitochondrial isoform X2 yields the protein MAGGRRRGGSGRRGGPRQHPVSHEPAPVPSPLSPAAATAQRNTGAAPKTSHPKKTVEEPAARAPDVDSLGFQAMDSNVPGLSHVILQKLNMKTYEDYKSAMDGRKSGSDFGIRTYFDMFQKMEDTFKFCAECKKLPDALPDPKSLRRCKRCQNVYYCGVVCQRANWPLHKKFCKKLKLVALDRLVEWLVFTGDIPFPSENWTKPARDVESWEDWFAMQGQLEEKLGAILAGRYMTLLWANAGKPRPEDGELRESIRRLVTDFHSRPLTIGLGLRLFSIDPLAKALTVHVVGASHVETLNTRLTDYDELTRMFPGHRGMELVMVGVDVVNGPIMRPPLATPAPRGRVYLSSYKGLYHDFWESHVETKLAARPDLVVGFHPVPHRFPRLPGPAGGLAAHPAAAAGLPPARPLHCLQRAGAEVLPADPGGARDAHHGLRHQPLRLAPARAGLLQPQQGTRLLQLLLHRPAGAGSIGCAGWRGAGGG from the exons atggcgggcgggaggcggcgcggGGGCAGCGGGCGGCGTGGGGGACCCCGGCAGCACCCAGTGAGCCACGAACCAGCCCCCGTGCCCTCACCCCTCTCTCCTGCAGCCGCCACAGCCCAGCGAAACACAGGCGCTGCCCCCAAAACCAGCCACCCCAAGAAGACCGTGGAAGAGCCAGCAGCAAGGGCACCCGATGTGGATTCGCTGGGCTTCCAGGCCATGGACTCCAACGTGCCGGGGCTGTCCCATGTCATCCTCCAGAAGCTCAACATGAAGACCTACGAGGACTACAA GTCTGCCATGGATGGGAGGAAGAGTGGCAGCGATTTTGGCATCCGAACTTACTTTGACATGTTTCAGAAGATGGAGGACACCTTCAAGTTTTGCGCTGAGTGCAAGAAGCTCCCCGATGCCCTCCCTGACCCTAAAAGCCTCCGGCGATGCAAGAG GTGCCAGAACGTGTACTATTGCGGCGTGGTGTGCCAGCGTGCCAACTGGCCGCTGCACAAGAAGTTCTGCAAGAAGCTGAAGCTGGTGGCCCTGGATCGGCTGGTGGAGTGGCTCGTCTTCACAG gaGATATCCCCTTCCCCTCGGAGAACTGGACAAAGCCTGCCCGGGATGTGGAGAGCTGGGAGGACTGGTTTGCCATGCAGGGACAGCTGGAGGAGAAGCTGGGTGCCATCCTGGCTGGGAGGTACATGACCCTTCTCTGGGCCAATGCTGGGAAGCCCCGGCCAGAGGACGGGGAGCTGCGTGAATCCATCCGGCGGCTGGTCACTGACTTCCACTCACGGCCGCTCACCATCGGCTTGGGGCTGCGGCTTTTCAGCATCGACCCCCTTGCCAAGGCCCTCACCGTGCACGTGGTGGGGGCATCCCATGTTGAGACCCTCAACACCCGCCTGACGGACTATGATGAGCTGACACGGATGTTCCCGGGGCACCGGGGCATGGAGCTGGTGATGGTGGGGGTGGACGTGGTCAACGGACCCATCATGAGGCCACCCCTGGCCACACCGGCGCCCCGGGGAAGGGTCTATCTCAGCAGCTACAAGGGGCTCTACCACGACTTCTGGGAAAGCCACGTGGAAACCAAGCTGGCCGCCCGCCCTGACCTGGTGGTGGGCTTTCACCCAG TCCCCCACAGGTTTCCACGCCTGCCCGGACCTGCTGGCGGGCTGGCTgcccaccctgctgctgctgcgggaCTACCGCCTGCCCGTCCTCTTCACTGTTTACAG CGAGCAGGAGCTGAAGTCCTCCCTGCAGATCCTGGTGGAGCTCGAGATGCACATCATGGGCTACGCCACCAACCCCTTCGCCTCGCTCCGGCCCGAGCAGGTCTACTCCAGCCCCAACAAGGCACCCGTCTACTGCAGCTCCTACTACATCgccctgctggggctggcagcatcGGCTGTGCCGGGTGgcgaggagctggaggaggatga
- the MYADM gene encoding myeloid-associated differentiation marker, whose product MAVATVNLRAVTSWVGIARLFAIVLSCIAFSLVASTGDFGGPYGTWCMFTWCFCFAVTLLVVVLELLELYPKLPLSWDDFTSAFSMLAALMVFTTSVVFPSTFISSPCSGSKCVRQAVATTFSCLCFLAYALEVGLTRAKPGDISSFLSTVPGLLKVFEAYVACLIFSLLDAYSSEAGLQWCVAVYSICFIITLLIIIFTIGRCLTYIPCPLEKMLVGYNALALAMYLTATILWPLYSFRGKSRPNSCGRNCWWNKHLGITFLTIFNLIAYLVDLVYSTKMVFIRAPP is encoded by the coding sequence ATGGCCGTGGCGACGGTGAACCTCCGCGCTGTGACCTCCTGGGTGGGCATCGCCCGGCTCTTTGCCATCGTGTTGTCCTGCATCGCCTTCAGCTTGGTGGCCTCCACCGGGGACTTCGGGGGTCCCTACGGGACGTGGTGCATGTTCACCTGGTGCTTCTGCTTCGCTGTGAcgctgctggtggtggtgctggagctgctggagctttACCCCAAGCTGCCGCTCTCCTGGGATGACTTCACCTCGGCTTTCTCCATGCTGGCAGCGTTGATGGTCTTCACCACCTCGGTGGTTTTCCCCTCCACCTTCATCAGCAGCCCCTGCAGCGGCAGCAAGTGTGTCCGGCAGGCCGTGGCCACCACCTTCTCCTGCCTCTGCTTCCTTGCCTACGCCCTCGAGGTGGGGCTCACCCGCGCCAAGCCAGGGGACATCAGCAGCTTCCTCTCCACCGTGCCTGGGCTCCTCAAGGTCTTTGAAGCCTATGTGGCTTGTCTCATCTTCTCCTTGCTGGATGCCTACAGTTCGGAAGCTGGCCTGCAGTGGTGCGTGGCTGTCTACTCCATCTGCTTCATCATCACTCTCCTCATCATCATCTTCACCATCGGCCGGTGCCTCACCTACATACCCTGCCCACTGGAGAAGATGCTGGTGGGCTACAATGCCCTGGCCCTGGCGATGTACCTCACTGCCACCATCCTCTGGCCCCTCTACAGCTTCAGGGGAAAGAGCCGCCCCAACTCCTGCGGCAGGAATTGCTGGTGGAACAAGCACCTGGGGATCACCTTCCTCACCATCTTTAACCTCATCGCCTACTTGGTGGACCTGGTCTACTCCACCAAGATGGTCTTCATCAGGGCACCTCCCTAA
- the MSS51 gene encoding putative protein MSS51 homolog, mitochondrial isoform X3 translates to MAGGRRRGGSGRRGGPRQHPVSHEPAPVPSPLSPAAATAQRNTGAAPKTSHPKKTVEEPAARAPDVDSLGFQAMDSNVPGLSHVILQKLNMKTYEDYKSAMDGRKSGSDFGIRTYFDMFQKMEDTFKFCAECKKLPDALPDPKSLRRCKRCQNVYYCGVVCQRANWPLHKKFCKKLKLVALDRLVEWLVFTGDIPFPSENWTKPARDVESWEDWFAMQGQLEEKLGAILAGSIDPLAKALTVHVVGASHVETLNTRLTDYDELTRMFPGHRGMELVMVGVDVVNGPIMRPPLATPAPRGRVYLSSYKGLYHDFWESHVETKLAARPDLVVGFHPGFHACPDLLAGWLPTLLLLRDYRLPVLFTVYSEQELKSSLQILVELEMHIMGYATNPFASLRPEQVYSSPNKAPVYCSSYYIALLGLAASAVPGGEELEEDDDGWRGGEPSAAGAAGGITPGLG, encoded by the exons atggcgggcgggaggcggcgcggGGGCAGCGGGCGGCGTGGGGGACCCCGGCAGCACCCAGTGAGCCACGAACCAGCCCCCGTGCCCTCACCCCTCTCTCCTGCAGCCGCCACAGCCCAGCGAAACACAGGCGCTGCCCCCAAAACCAGCCACCCCAAGAAGACCGTGGAAGAGCCAGCAGCAAGGGCACCCGATGTGGATTCGCTGGGCTTCCAGGCCATGGACTCCAACGTGCCGGGGCTGTCCCATGTCATCCTCCAGAAGCTCAACATGAAGACCTACGAGGACTACAA GTCTGCCATGGATGGGAGGAAGAGTGGCAGCGATTTTGGCATCCGAACTTACTTTGACATGTTTCAGAAGATGGAGGACACCTTCAAGTTTTGCGCTGAGTGCAAGAAGCTCCCCGATGCCCTCCCTGACCCTAAAAGCCTCCGGCGATGCAAGAG GTGCCAGAACGTGTACTATTGCGGCGTGGTGTGCCAGCGTGCCAACTGGCCGCTGCACAAGAAGTTCTGCAAGAAGCTGAAGCTGGTGGCCCTGGATCGGCTGGTGGAGTGGCTCGTCTTCACAG gaGATATCCCCTTCCCCTCGGAGAACTGGACAAAGCCTGCCCGGGATGTGGAGAGCTGGGAGGACTGGTTTGCCATGCAGGGACAGCTGGAGGAGAAGCTGGGTGCCATCCTGGCTGGGAG CATCGACCCCCTTGCCAAGGCCCTCACCGTGCACGTGGTGGGGGCATCCCATGTTGAGACCCTCAACACCCGCCTGACGGACTATGATGAGCTGACACGGATGTTCCCGGGGCACCGGGGCATGGAGCTGGTGATGGTGGGGGTGGACGTGGTCAACGGACCCATCATGAGGCCACCCCTGGCCACACCGGCGCCCCGGGGAAGGGTCTATCTCAGCAGCTACAAGGGGCTCTACCACGACTTCTGGGAAAGCCACGTGGAAACCAAGCTGGCCGCCCGCCCTGACCTGGTGGTGGGCTTTCACCCAG GTTTCCACGCCTGCCCGGACCTGCTGGCGGGCTGGCTgcccaccctgctgctgctgcgggaCTACCGCCTGCCCGTCCTCTTCACTGTTTACAG CGAGCAGGAGCTGAAGTCCTCCCTGCAGATCCTGGTGGAGCTCGAGATGCACATCATGGGCTACGCCACCAACCCCTTCGCCTCGCTCCGGCCCGAGCAGGTCTACTCCAGCCCCAACAAGGCACCCGTCTACTGCAGCTCCTACTACATCgccctgctggggctggcagcatcGGCTGTGCCGGGTGgcgaggagctggaggaggatgaTGATGGCTGGCGGGGAGGGGAGCCCAGTGCTGCTGGTGCAGCTGGGGGCATCACCCCGGGGCTGGGCTGA
- the MSS51 gene encoding putative protein MSS51 homolog, mitochondrial isoform X4 has translation MAGGRRRGGSGRRGGPRQHPVSHEPAPVPSPLSPAAATAQRNTGAAPKTSHPKKTVEEPAARAPDVDSLGFQAMDSNVPGLSHVILQKLNMKTYEDYKSAMDGRKSGSDFGIRTYFDMFQKMEDTFKFCAECKKLPDALPDPKSLRRCKRCQNVYYCGVVCQRANWPLHKKFCKKLKLVALDRLVEWLVFTGDIPFPSENWTKPARDVESWEDWFAMQGQLEEKLGAILAGRYMTLLWANAGKPRPEDGELRESIRRLVTDFHSRPLTIGLGLRLFSIDPLAKALTVHVVGASHVETLNTRLTDYDELTRMFPGHRGMELVMVGVDVVNGPIMRPPLATPAPRGRVYLSSYKGLYHDFWESHVETKLAARPDLVVGFHPGEHGPAAPGVPAQPAGNGARLPPLPAASRS, from the exons atggcgggcgggaggcggcgcggGGGCAGCGGGCGGCGTGGGGGACCCCGGCAGCACCCAGTGAGCCACGAACCAGCCCCCGTGCCCTCACCCCTCTCTCCTGCAGCCGCCACAGCCCAGCGAAACACAGGCGCTGCCCCCAAAACCAGCCACCCCAAGAAGACCGTGGAAGAGCCAGCAGCAAGGGCACCCGATGTGGATTCGCTGGGCTTCCAGGCCATGGACTCCAACGTGCCGGGGCTGTCCCATGTCATCCTCCAGAAGCTCAACATGAAGACCTACGAGGACTACAA GTCTGCCATGGATGGGAGGAAGAGTGGCAGCGATTTTGGCATCCGAACTTACTTTGACATGTTTCAGAAGATGGAGGACACCTTCAAGTTTTGCGCTGAGTGCAAGAAGCTCCCCGATGCCCTCCCTGACCCTAAAAGCCTCCGGCGATGCAAGAG GTGCCAGAACGTGTACTATTGCGGCGTGGTGTGCCAGCGTGCCAACTGGCCGCTGCACAAGAAGTTCTGCAAGAAGCTGAAGCTGGTGGCCCTGGATCGGCTGGTGGAGTGGCTCGTCTTCACAG gaGATATCCCCTTCCCCTCGGAGAACTGGACAAAGCCTGCCCGGGATGTGGAGAGCTGGGAGGACTGGTTTGCCATGCAGGGACAGCTGGAGGAGAAGCTGGGTGCCATCCTGGCTGGGAGGTACATGACCCTTCTCTGGGCCAATGCTGGGAAGCCCCGGCCAGAGGACGGGGAGCTGCGTGAATCCATCCGGCGGCTGGTCACTGACTTCCACTCACGGCCGCTCACCATCGGCTTGGGGCTGCGGCTTTTCAGCATCGACCCCCTTGCCAAGGCCCTCACCGTGCACGTGGTGGGGGCATCCCATGTTGAGACCCTCAACACCCGCCTGACGGACTATGATGAGCTGACACGGATGTTCCCGGGGCACCGGGGCATGGAGCTGGTGATGGTGGGGGTGGACGTGGTCAACGGACCCATCATGAGGCCACCCCTGGCCACACCGGCGCCCCGGGGAAGGGTCTATCTCAGCAGCTACAAGGGGCTCTACCACGACTTCTGGGAAAGCCACGTGGAAACCAAGCTGGCCGCCCGCCCTGACCTGGTGGTGGGCTTTCACCCAG GTGAgcacggccccgctgcccccggtGTGCCGGCACAGCCAGCCGGTAACGGGGCCCGTCTTCCCCCTCTCCCGGCAGCGAGCAGGAGCTGA
- the MSS51 gene encoding putative protein MSS51 homolog, mitochondrial isoform X1, translated as MAGGRRRGGSGRRGGPRQHPVSHEPAPVPSPLSPAAATAQRNTGAAPKTSHPKKTVEEPAARAPDVDSLGFQAMDSNVPGLSHVILQKLNMKTYEDYKSAMDGRKSGSDFGIRTYFDMFQKMEDTFKFCAECKKLPDALPDPKSLRRCKRCQNVYYCGVVCQRANWPLHKKFCKKLKLVALDRLVEWLVFTGDIPFPSENWTKPARDVESWEDWFAMQGQLEEKLGAILAGRYMTLLWANAGKPRPEDGELRESIRRLVTDFHSRPLTIGLGLRLFSIDPLAKALTVHVVGASHVETLNTRLTDYDELTRMFPGHRGMELVMVGVDVVNGPIMRPPLATPAPRGRVYLSSYKGLYHDFWESHVETKLAARPDLVVGFHPGFHACPDLLAGWLPTLLLLRDYRLPVLFTVYSEQELKSSLQILVELEMHIMGYATNPFASLRPEQVYSSPNKAPVYCSSYYIALLGLAASAVPGGEELEEDDDGWRGGEPSAAGAAGGITPGLG; from the exons atggcgggcgggaggcggcgcggGGGCAGCGGGCGGCGTGGGGGACCCCGGCAGCACCCAGTGAGCCACGAACCAGCCCCCGTGCCCTCACCCCTCTCTCCTGCAGCCGCCACAGCCCAGCGAAACACAGGCGCTGCCCCCAAAACCAGCCACCCCAAGAAGACCGTGGAAGAGCCAGCAGCAAGGGCACCCGATGTGGATTCGCTGGGCTTCCAGGCCATGGACTCCAACGTGCCGGGGCTGTCCCATGTCATCCTCCAGAAGCTCAACATGAAGACCTACGAGGACTACAA GTCTGCCATGGATGGGAGGAAGAGTGGCAGCGATTTTGGCATCCGAACTTACTTTGACATGTTTCAGAAGATGGAGGACACCTTCAAGTTTTGCGCTGAGTGCAAGAAGCTCCCCGATGCCCTCCCTGACCCTAAAAGCCTCCGGCGATGCAAGAG GTGCCAGAACGTGTACTATTGCGGCGTGGTGTGCCAGCGTGCCAACTGGCCGCTGCACAAGAAGTTCTGCAAGAAGCTGAAGCTGGTGGCCCTGGATCGGCTGGTGGAGTGGCTCGTCTTCACAG gaGATATCCCCTTCCCCTCGGAGAACTGGACAAAGCCTGCCCGGGATGTGGAGAGCTGGGAGGACTGGTTTGCCATGCAGGGACAGCTGGAGGAGAAGCTGGGTGCCATCCTGGCTGGGAGGTACATGACCCTTCTCTGGGCCAATGCTGGGAAGCCCCGGCCAGAGGACGGGGAGCTGCGTGAATCCATCCGGCGGCTGGTCACTGACTTCCACTCACGGCCGCTCACCATCGGCTTGGGGCTGCGGCTTTTCAGCATCGACCCCCTTGCCAAGGCCCTCACCGTGCACGTGGTGGGGGCATCCCATGTTGAGACCCTCAACACCCGCCTGACGGACTATGATGAGCTGACACGGATGTTCCCGGGGCACCGGGGCATGGAGCTGGTGATGGTGGGGGTGGACGTGGTCAACGGACCCATCATGAGGCCACCCCTGGCCACACCGGCGCCCCGGGGAAGGGTCTATCTCAGCAGCTACAAGGGGCTCTACCACGACTTCTGGGAAAGCCACGTGGAAACCAAGCTGGCCGCCCGCCCTGACCTGGTGGTGGGCTTTCACCCAG GTTTCCACGCCTGCCCGGACCTGCTGGCGGGCTGGCTgcccaccctgctgctgctgcgggaCTACCGCCTGCCCGTCCTCTTCACTGTTTACAG CGAGCAGGAGCTGAAGTCCTCCCTGCAGATCCTGGTGGAGCTCGAGATGCACATCATGGGCTACGCCACCAACCCCTTCGCCTCGCTCCGGCCCGAGCAGGTCTACTCCAGCCCCAACAAGGCACCCGTCTACTGCAGCTCCTACTACATCgccctgctggggctggcagcatcGGCTGTGCCGGGTGgcgaggagctggaggaggatgaTGATGGCTGGCGGGGAGGGGAGCCCAGTGCTGCTGGTGCAGCTGGGGGCATCACCCCGGGGCTGGGCTGA